The window GTATGTCCAAGTACACGTGGCAATATATGAAGAAATTAACAACGTTTCTTCTCAGAAGATCATCCACTACGCAATGTGATTGGCCCCCATTCACACACGCCTTATTCATTCGTCCAAATCCATCCATATAACTTAATCCCAACAACAAATCCCACGTGCGGTATTACCTGTCCTCCGTTGACGTGTCACCACCCAAACACCCTCGATGACGCCAAAACCCCTGAGCAATCCCGAAGCTCCGATCCCCTGCCTCCCACCCCACACCTGTCACAACTTGCCAGAAAATCCAAGTGGTATATTCACGTGATACTCACGTGGATATCCGAAAACGTGTGAAGTGGGCCAATTGGGTCGCTCACACGGAGTCGTTTAAAACGCGGGGTTGGGAGTCGTATGGGGATCTCTTGAGAGACTCGGCCATGCATAAAGCTTATAGAAAACCACAGCTGTCGTTGTGACCCTATAAAGAAAGACTCCCATTTCTTTAATTTCCTTTACAACTCAATTCATAAATATTCGTACCTTTTCATCACATGAATTCATTGAAGAAGCTGAATCCGTCGCCGGTCGCCTTGTAACTTGTTGGCTTTGTAATACATACGACTATAGTTCATCAGGTTTTGAATTCGACTGACGTCTGGTTGAATCAGCGTATCATAATTGCCGGCACAAGATGAAGTGGTCGCCGTGGCCGTCAGGCGGAACAAAGAGGTTTCAAGTGAAGGTGAGCCAGCTGAAGCTGCAAGGGTTTAATTTTGAGAAGGAGAAGGATAGTGTTGGTGTGATTGAGGTGAAATGGAAAGGGTCTAAGCCTGGAGGGCCTGGAGTTTTGGTTCCATTCTATGGAAGAAGATCGTCGAGGCAGCCGAAAAACTACACCAGCCAGAGATTTTTGAGTCGTCAAGTCATTGAATGGGATGATGAATTTCAGGGCCTCTGTAATTTTGGGTCGAAGCAAGGTGGGAACTTTAGTCCCTGGGATTTGACTTTTACCCTGTTACACGTAAGTTTCTAATCTTTGATCTTTTAGCATTAATGGGtttgtgtttggttttttttttttaattttttttttttttttttatataagcgATGTTCTACCTTAAACTATTCGAATTCGGGTGTACAGGTTGAGCGCATCCGCTCAATCGGATTTGGTTCTGCTTCTGGTTGTTGAATATTTGACATTGATTATTCTTCTGCGTTTGTGATTCTCAGGGAGAGAGTGCGGAGCAAAAGAGTAATATGGCGGTTTTTGGGACGGTTTCGTTGAACCTAGCAGAATTGGCATCGACAATGGAGTCTCAGATTCAGAGGAAGCTCTCTGTTACTTTGAAAATGGAGGGGACGACTCCCAGCGAAGCTACCCTTTTGGTAAAttaacttcattttttttatttttctcaaatttttttatttactcaAGTTAATTAATTGCAAATTTACAGACAAGATTAATGGTGTTTTCAGTTATTTAGTCATGTCTAATTTTACCCAAACATACAAAGTTGCATTTCTTAAGCGTAAATGAATGGGATCAGCCGCTTTTATTGGAACATGAAAGCTATATGCTTAATTAGCTGTTTTAAATCCAATTTAAGGCAATGCCAGTTTATTACATTATCTGTTCTTAATTGGGTAATATTAATAACCAGAATTATTTTtaccttcatttttttcttcatcttttcgtTTCACTATTGGTAACACCGCATAACACCATAACACATAGGGAATGCACATATTCCCTTACTTGCGAAAAACATGTATTGACTGAAGGTTTCGATTATAAATTTTccgaatgcaagtattatccttaaATTAATAAGCgcctcattttatttctttgtaaGCTTATGGACTTTCAATGTTTGATGGTGCCCGCAGGTTTGTCTAAGCTTTGCTGAGGTGAGAAACTTGCATGACTCGGCAGCACTCGGTCAAGACTCGACCGAGTCAGACAAGGGCAAGTTGGTTCGAAGAGTAAGCTACTTCAGGAGCTTTAGGAAGTCAAGCAATGAGAGGAAGAGTCGTGAGGACCGAGGCATGAGTGACCGGGACGAGTCATTCTTGTCCGACTCAGAAGGGTCACCGGGGAATGGACTCGTTAACAGTGGTGTCAATGCAGATTTGAGTTCAAAGGGAGAGTCAGGATCGGTCCTGAGTCATGAGACTCAGTTTGACTCGGGGCAGAAGAGTTGGCTCTCGAGGAAGAGGAAGTGGTTGAATGGAAGACCACCTAGGAGAAAAGTGGAGCCCTTTGTTGAGAAGACTAGTAGGGACAATGCAGTGCAAATTTCCGTTGACAACAATCTCAGTGATTCTATAAAGGTATTAAGTCCATTTCGAATTGTTTTTGTAGGAAGCGTTTTTGCTCATAAACACTTttgttagaagtgtttttattaGAAGAACGTCAAGTTCTTTTGCTCAAAAGACCAGTGCACTTCTCAAAAAATCACATCTAAGACTCATAAGCACTTTAAGATTTTTTTCACCTAACGTCCTGAAAAGCACTTATGGTTTTCAGAATACACTTCCAGCCTTTTCAATGATTCTTACTAATAAGATAGAAGGCTCATTTGGGTTTACTTTTCTGCAGATATCAAATTGTACTGCTGAACGTTCTTCACAATCAGATCATGAGCATGGAAAATGCACCACAAATTGCTGGGAAGAAAGGGAAGTAGAAAGCAGAGATGGGCAAGCAAAGCTCAAAACCAATGCGTTTTTTGCGTCCTTTGATCAACGGAGTGAAAAGGCCGCCGGAGAGAGTGCCTGCACAGCCCTTGTTGCGCTCATTGCACACTGGCTGCATTCGCACCAACACTCAATGCCTACAAGATCCAAATTCGACAGCCTCATCACACAAGGTTCCTCAGAGTGGCAAAAACTCTGCAGCAACGAGACCTACATAAACCTATTTCCCAACAAACACTTCGACCTTGAAACGGTTTTGGAAGCTGATCTTAGACCTCTTGGTGTCTCGCCTGAGAAATCCTTTATCGGATTCTTCAGCCCGGAGAAGTTCGAGAGCTTGAAGGGACTCATGTCATTCGACGACATATGGAATGAGATAGATAAAAACAGAGAGCTTTACGAACCGAGGATATACATAGTAAGTTGGAACGACCACTTTTTCGTGCTGAAGGTTGAAGCCGATGCATACTATATCATTGACTCTTTGGGTGAGAGGCTCTTTGAGGGGTGTAACCAGGCATACATACTAAAATTCGACAATTCGAGCATCATGCATGGGAAAACAGAGAAAGCAGAGGATGATTCAGAGGAAAGATTAGAAGTAATATGCAGTGGAAAAGAGTGTTGTAGACAGTTCATTAAAAGATTTCTTGCTGCCATACCACTTAAGGAgcttgaggaggaagaggaaaagagtgcaGTTCCTATTTTACCTCTTCACCGGCGTTTGCAGATCGAGTTCCACTACACCTCCtgcccctcctcctcctcctcctccttctcctcttcTTTGTCGACCTCTGCTACTTCTTCCACTTACTCTCTCTCATCAGGTGAAGACTAGAAATCAAGTAGCAGAATTGTATAGAAGGGTTTGATTCCTTAGCATTTAATGATACTATTGAGACTAGGTAGAAATTTCAATGAGAGTCCCACTTCGTGGCATAATCTTGAGAAGAACTTACATACAACAAGAAAGTCAAGATGACGGTATtataaactaattcatttaaaCACATGATAAGACGTGATAAACTTAAGATGCTGTCACCCTCGCGTCCTTAGAGAATATGCCGATATactgaaacaaagaaagaattgCATATGTTTTGACCCCACCAAATGACTGAAGGGAGGGGACACAAAATATTAGCCACCACTTGTACAAAGCAGCAGTTGCAAACAAAGAATAATTACTTGAGATAATACAAGTATTAAAGAGACAAATTTCTTGTCCCCCACTCACTCACACAAACAAGATCCCCATCCCTTCTTCTTTCTTACTCAAAATCAGAAGGTGGGTCCATACCCTTATCTGTGATGACTAATGATTCAAAGATTAAAAGTTTAGGTTTGAGGGGGA of the Pyrus communis chromosome 1, drPyrComm1.1, whole genome shotgun sequence genome contains:
- the LOC137743803 gene encoding uncharacterized protein, yielding MKWSPWPSGGTKRFQVKVSQLKLQGFNFEKEKDSVGVIEVKWKGSKPGGPGVLVPFYGRRSSRQPKNYTSQRFLSRQVIEWDDEFQGLCNFGSKQGGNFSPWDLTFTLLHGESAEQKSNMAVFGTVSLNLAELASTMESQIQRKLSVTLKMEGTTPSEATLLVCLSFAEVRNLHDSAALGQDSTESDKGKLVRRVSYFRSFRKSSNERKSREDRGMSDRDESFLSDSEGSPGNGLVNSGVNADLSSKGESGSVLSHETQFDSGQKSWLSRKRKWLNGRPPRRKVEPFVEKTSRDNAVQISVDNNLSDSIKISNCTAERSSQSDHEHGKCTTNCWEEREVESRDGQAKLKTNAFFASFDQRSEKAAGESACTALVALIAHWLHSHQHSMPTRSKFDSLITQGSSEWQKLCSNETYINLFPNKHFDLETVLEADLRPLGVSPEKSFIGFFSPEKFESLKGLMSFDDIWNEIDKNRELYEPRIYIVSWNDHFFVLKVEADAYYIIDSLGERLFEGCNQAYILKFDNSSIMHGKTEKAEDDSEERLEVICSGKECCRQFIKRFLAAIPLKELEEEEEKSAVPILPLHRRLQIEFHYTSCPSSSSSSFSSSLSTSATSSTYSLSSGED